The following coding sequences lie in one Globicephala melas chromosome 15, mGloMel1.2, whole genome shotgun sequence genomic window:
- the SEZ6L2 gene encoding seizure 6-like protein 2 isoform X2 gives MGAPRAQHPPPPQLLFLILLSCPWIQGLPLKEEEALPEPGNETPTVASEALAELLHGALLRRGPEMGYLPGSDPDPTLATPPAGQTLAAPSLPRATEPGTGPLTTAVTPKEGRGAGPTAPELLTPPPGTTAPPLPGSASPGPPLGPEGGEEETTTTIITTTTVTTTVTSPVLCNNNISEGEGHVESPDLGSAASRTLGLLDCTYSIHVYPGYGIEIQVQTLNLSREEELLVLAGGGSPGLAPRLLANSSMLGEGQVLRSPTNRLLLHFQSPRVPRGGGFRIHYQAYLLSCGFPPRPAHGDVSVTDLHPGGTATFHCDSGYQLQGEETLICLNGTRPAWSSEPPSCMASCGGTIHNATLGRIVSPEPGGAAGPNLTCRWVIEAAEGRRLHLHFERVSLDEDNDRLMVRSGGSPLSPVIYDSDMDDVPERGLISDAQSLYVELLSETPANPLLLSLRFEAFEEDRCFAPFLAHGNVTTTDPEYRPGALATFSCLPGYALEPPGPPNAIECVDPTEPHWNDTEPACKAMCGGELSEPAGVVLSPDWPQSYSPGQDCVWGLHVQEEKRILLQVEILNVREGDMLTLFDGDGPSARVLAQLRGPQPRRRLLSSGPDLTLQFQAPPGPPNPGLGQGFVLHFKEVPRNDTCPELPPPEWGWRTASHGDLIRGTVLTYQCEPGYELLGSDILTCQWDLSWSAAPPACRKIMTCADPGEITNGHRTTSDAGFPVGSHVQYRCLPGYSLEGAAVLTCYSRDTGTPKWSDRVPKCALKYEPCLNPGVPENGYQTLYKHHYQAGESLRFFCYEGFELIGEVTITCVPGHPSQWTSQPPLCKVAYEELLDNRKLEVSQTTDPSRQLEGGNLALAILLPLGLVIVLGSGVYIYYTNSSISFLSQATGKIPLRLLRLPFLQPHHGGVRLQQSTV, from the exons ATGGGGGCTCCCAGGGCCCAGCATCCGCCACCTCCCCAGCTGCTGTTCCTAATTCTGCTGAGCTGTCCCTGGATTCAGG GTCTGCCCCTGAAGGAGGAGGAGGCACTGCCGGAGCCTGGAAATGAGACCCCCACCGTAGCCTCTGAGGCCTTGGCAGAGCTGCTCCATGGAGCCCTGCTGAGGAGAGGCCCAGAAATGGGCTACCTGCCGG GATCTGATCCAGACCCCACACTAGCCACCCCTCCAGCCGGCCAGACTCTTGCAGCACCCTCCCTGCCACGGGCCACTGAGCCGGGCACAGGGCCTCTGACAACAGCCGTAACCCCTAaggagggcaggggggcaggcCCCACCGCGCCGGAGCTGCTGACCCCGCCCCCAGGAACTACGGCTCCGCCCCTTCCCGGTTCCGCCTCCCCAGGCCCGCCCCTCGGgcctgagggaggagaggaggagaccaCGACCACCATCATCACTACGACAACTGTCACCACGACGGTGACCAGCCCAG TTCTGTGTAATAACAACATCTCCGAAGGTGAAGGGCATGTGGAGTCTCCAGATTTAGGGAGCGCGGCCAGCCGAACCTTGGGGCTCCTGGACTGCACGTACAGCATCCATGTCTACCCTGGCTACGGCATTGAGATCCAG GTGCAGACGCTGAACCTGTCTCGGGAGGAGGAACTCCTGGTGCTGGCTGGTGGGGGGTCCCCAGGACTGGCCCCCCGACTCCTGGCTAATTCCTCCATGCTGGGAGAAGGACAGGTCCTTCGGAGTCCAACCAACAGGCTGCTCCTGCACTTCCAGAGCCCACGGGTCCCAAGGGGTGGTGGCTTCAGGATCCACTATCAGG CCTACCTCTTGAGCTGCGGCTTCCCTCCCCGGCCAGCCCATGGGGATGTGAGTGTGACAGACCTTCACCCTGGAGGCACTGCCACCTTCCACTGTGATTCGGGCTACCAGCTGCAGGGTGAGGAGACCCTCATCTGCCTCAATGGTACCCGGCCAGCCTGGAGCAGTGAACCCCCCAGCTGCATGG CATCCTGTGGTGGCACCATCCACAACGCTACACTTGGCCGCATCGTGTCCCCTGAGCCTGGGGGAGCTGCAGGGCCCAACCTCACCTGCCGTTGGGTCATCGAAGCAGCTGAGGGACGCCGGCTGCACCTACACTTTGAGAGAGTCTCCCTGGATGAGGACAACGACCG GCTGATGGTGCGCTCAGGGGGCAGTCCCCTATCCCCGGTGATCTATGACTCGGACATGGATGATGTCCCAGAGCGGGGTCTCATCAGTGATGCTCAGTCCCTCTATGTGGAGCTGCTTTCAGAGACACCTGCCAATCCCCTGCTGCTAAGCCTCCGATTTGAAG CCTTTGAGGAAGATCGCTGCTTTGCCCCCTTCCTGGCACATGGCAATGTCACCACCACGGACCCTGAATACCGCCCAGGGGCACTGGCCACCTTCTCGTGCCTCCCAGGATATGCCCTGGAGCCCCCTGGCCCCCCCAATGCCATCGAATGTGTGGATCCCACAGAACCCCACTGGAATGACACAGAGCCAGCCTGCAAGG CCATGTGTGGAGGGGAGCTGTCAGAGCCAGCTGGTGTGGTCCTCTCTCCGGATTGGCCCCAGAGCTATAGCCCCGGCCAAGATTGCGTGTGGGGCCTGCATGTCCAGGAAGAGAAGCGCATCTTGCTTCAAGTTGAGAT CTTGAATGTGCGCGAAGGGGATATGCTGACACTGTTCGATGGGGACGGTCCCAGTGCCCGAGTCCTGGCCCAGCTGCGAGGGCCTCAACCGCGCCGCCGCCTCCTCTCCTCTGGGCCCGACCTCACGCTGCAGTTCCAGGCACCGCCCGGACCTCCAAACCCGGGCCTGGGCCAGGGTTTCGTGTTGCACTTCAAAG AGGTCCCGAGGAACGACACGTGCCCCGAGCTGCCGCCCCCGGAATGGGGCTGGAGGACGGCTTCCCACGGGGACCTGATCCGGGGCACTGTGCTTACTTATCAGTGCGAGCCTGGCTATGAGCTGCTTGGGTCGGACATTCTCACCTGCCAGTGGGACCTGTCCTGGAGCGCAGCGCCGCCCGCCTGCCGAAAGA TCATGACTTGTGCCGATCCTGGTGAGATCACCAACGGGCACCGCACCACCTCAGATGCTGGCTTTCCTGTTGGCTCCCACGTCCAGTACCGCTGTCTGCCGGGGTACAGCCTGGAGGGGGCGGCCGTGCTCACCTGCTACAGCCGGGACACGGGCACGCCCAAGTGGAGTGACCGGGTCCCCAAGTGCGCCT TGAAGTACGAGCCGTGCCTGAACCCCGGGGTGCCAGAGAACGGCTATCAGACGTTGTACAAGCATCACTACCAGGCGGGCGAGTCTCTGCGCTTCTTCTGCTATGAGGGCTTTGAGCTCATTggcgaggtcaccatcacctgtGTGCCCGGCCACCCCTCACAGTGGACCAGCCAGCCCCCACTCTGCAAAG tGGCCTATGAGGAGCTCCTGGACAACCGAAAACTGGAAG tGAGCCAGACCACCGACCCGTCACGGCAGCTAGAGGGTGGGAACCTCGCCTTGGCCATTCTGCTGCCCCTAGGCTTGGTCATCGTCCTCGGCAGTGGCGTTTACATATACTACACCAA CTCCTCTatctccttcctttcccaggCTACAGGGAAAATCCCTCTTCGGCTTCTCAGGCTCCCATTCCTACAGCCCCATCACGGTGGAGTCAGACTTCAGCAATCCACTGTATGA